A region of Nostoc sp. 'Peltigera membranacea cyanobiont' N6 DNA encodes the following proteins:
- a CDS encoding DUF3604 domain-containing protein, with product MSDEILDLLGEYTHPQGYLEYISTLTFLGRLHCYTRQIEAGSWQQILLDYEVGASGIADGAWFKVTFKFYSDWALFQTEDPTAANYVSAEYQARPPLTGESQSTVQSLKVRFDQKGHERPYQKAIIVDIVDGYLKPGDRILIRLGDRRGGGAGTRVQTFVEQGFRFRAYIDPVGTSRFAEVPDDVVIDVVPAPPAKITIVTPRLVKTGVPFPVRVRVEDVWGNTCWGLGGKLQLSGLQEQLLDLPTQGWAVVKTNLTLENNQEVLLQANLVGTELQSQLTPITADSNLTYPRTFFADLHVHSNNTVGTNSTEYNFAYGRDVAGLDVLGYTANDFNITEECWQQDVKLCREVTQEGEFLCYPGTEWCGNSAVGGDRNVIFLGDEVLFPYDRQGKQVRSFEWNEEMKGKQLLPGAWPVDRLYAAYIHNPEQHLMIPHVGGRRAIFDWHHPKLERLIEVGSAWGHFPWFYQDAISRGYKVGVSANGDEHRGRCGGGVPGTAVFGVNGGVTGIIAPGLTKLDINQALRSRHTWATTGDRVVALLWSGSHIQGDEFTASDAVTINYRLLGTSGWDEITAYTHHGLLRHRNLQLEAGYAPNKIRLRWGGARIKDRYRCAQWRGTLEYTNTIVQSYQVYGLEHPEEYVRQAAALKLEFRSDTYGDADAIELNLSDLLHAQFRLQVQIDSYTKIGSSLRRNPYIHCPEFNWEFSGQDILNQGILRQELGGTELFLAVERLSTTPTPRDISGSFILEPESSSYGFVPVYISGRQIDDSQVWTSPLFISFYS from the coding sequence ATGTCAGACGAAATACTGGATTTATTGGGAGAATATACACACCCTCAAGGATATTTAGAATACATCAGTACCTTAACTTTTCTCGGTCGTTTACACTGTTATACGCGACAAATTGAGGCGGGAAGTTGGCAACAAATTTTGCTTGATTATGAGGTTGGTGCTTCGGGAATTGCTGATGGTGCTTGGTTTAAGGTAACTTTCAAATTCTACTCGGATTGGGCGTTATTTCAGACGGAAGACCCAACAGCAGCTAACTATGTTTCGGCAGAATACCAAGCTCGTCCACCGCTGACTGGTGAAAGTCAGTCAACGGTACAGTCGTTAAAGGTAAGGTTCGATCAAAAGGGTCATGAACGTCCTTATCAAAAGGCAATTATTGTCGATATTGTTGATGGCTATTTAAAACCAGGCGATCGCATTTTAATTCGATTAGGCGATCGCCGAGGTGGTGGCGCAGGTACAAGGGTACAAACTTTTGTTGAACAAGGTTTCCGGTTTCGAGCTTACATCGATCCGGTCGGTACTTCCCGCTTTGCTGAAGTTCCAGATGATGTGGTGATTGATGTTGTCCCCGCACCACCAGCTAAAATCACTATTGTGACTCCTAGACTTGTAAAAACAGGTGTTCCTTTTCCTGTGCGGGTACGAGTAGAAGATGTTTGGGGAAATACTTGTTGGGGTTTAGGCGGAAAGTTGCAGTTAAGCGGTTTGCAGGAGCAGTTACTTGATTTACCGACGCAAGGATGGGCGGTAGTCAAAACTAATTTAACCCTAGAGAATAACCAAGAAGTCTTGCTGCAAGCTAATTTGGTGGGTACTGAGTTGCAAAGTCAGTTAACGCCGATTACAGCAGATAGTAACTTGACTTATCCCCGTACTTTTTTTGCTGACCTTCATGTACATTCCAACAATACGGTAGGAACCAATAGTACGGAGTATAATTTTGCCTATGGTCGAGATGTGGCGGGGCTGGATGTTTTAGGATATACAGCCAACGATTTTAATATTACTGAGGAATGCTGGCAACAGGATGTCAAACTGTGTCGAGAGGTAACGCAAGAAGGCGAGTTTCTTTGCTACCCTGGTACAGAATGGTGTGGTAATTCTGCTGTCGGTGGCGATCGCAATGTGATTTTCTTGGGTGATGAGGTGTTATTTCCCTACGATCGCCAAGGAAAACAAGTACGCTCTTTTGAGTGGAATGAAGAGATGAAAGGCAAGCAATTGTTACCCGGAGCTTGGCCTGTGGATCGGCTTTACGCCGCTTATATTCATAATCCAGAACAGCATTTAATGATCCCTCATGTCGGTGGACGACGGGCTATTTTTGACTGGCATCATCCCAAATTGGAACGCTTGATTGAAGTGGGTTCGGCTTGGGGACACTTTCCTTGGTTTTACCAAGATGCCATTAGTAGAGGTTACAAAGTGGGTGTGTCAGCTAATGGTGATGAACATCGCGGACGCTGTGGCGGTGGCGTTCCGGGGACAGCTGTATTTGGTGTCAATGGTGGAGTGACGGGAATTATTGCTCCAGGGTTGACGAAGTTGGATATTAATCAGGCTTTGCGTTCTCGTCATACTTGGGCGACAACAGGCGATCGCGTAGTTGCTTTGTTGTGGTCTGGTTCGCACATTCAAGGAGATGAATTTACTGCCTCTGATGCTGTGACTATTAACTATCGATTGTTGGGTACGAGTGGCTGGGATGAGATTACAGCATATACCCATCATGGTTTATTGCGGCATCGTAATCTGCAATTAGAAGCGGGTTACGCTCCTAACAAGATTCGTCTGCGTTGGGGTGGTGCGCGGATTAAAGACCGCTATCGTTGTGCCCAGTGGCGTGGCACTCTGGAATACACAAATACTATAGTGCAAAGCTATCAAGTTTATGGTCTAGAACATCCAGAAGAGTATGTCAGACAAGCGGCAGCATTAAAACTAGAGTTCCGTTCTGATACCTATGGAGATGCTGATGCAATTGAACTGAATTTATCTGATTTACTCCACGCGCAATTCCGGTTACAGGTTCAAATCGATAGTTACACCAAAATCGGAAGTTCACTACGGCGTAATCCTTATATCCATTGTCCTGAATTTAACTGGGAATTCAGTGGACAAGACATCCTCAACCAAGGAATACTACGGCAAGAACTTGGAGGAACAGAACTTTTTCTGGCAGTAGAACGGTTAAGTACAACTCCCACACCTAGAGATATTAGTGGTAGTTTTATTCTAGAGCCTGAATCTAGTTCCTACGGTTTTGTCCCAGTTTATATTTCAGGTCGTCAGATTGATGATTCTCAGGTTTGGACAAGTCCTTTGTTTATTAGTTTTTATTCCTGA
- a CDS encoding ATP-dependent DNA helicase codes for MKPVTIINFGWSKSKHREGLSLDQMQAFDLIHDWYGSNPDMPFVLRGYAGTGKTFLVQRVIQSFQDCFKTRDLDKNKNVGLRVALCAPTHKARHVLDAMAQEAGLTVHISTLHSLLHVMPGGEYDENGKQQLKPNTYSREPYYHEFDLVIVDEASMLGQELFKLIPSRIPTIFMGDPAQLPPIEDNVDSSPIFQLPLGMELTQVMRYEGAIATYVTALRQNLNSQFPPRLQSEGNIEKMQFDTWIAAAIDAYKFSRSSAKILAWTNNQVNNLNQQIRAALYPGAEPIEIGEILFAKEPIFLNADSGEQKEIFMHSCAECEVRDFKEYSGSRHHLVHSPFKTYRIEIKNDLGKEASLSIIHPDSWDLIKYAVNNAKKEIFQLTANQRSYAWREYYEFLETYNLLVKGSLMNRLQYGYAITVHQSQGGTFTNCFVDTSNIFGCRDNVMRNKLLYVAYSRALQQLYCYSKW; via the coding sequence TTGAAACCAGTAACAATTATTAACTTTGGCTGGAGCAAAAGTAAGCATCGGGAAGGATTATCTTTAGATCAGATGCAAGCGTTTGATTTAATCCATGACTGGTATGGTTCTAACCCCGATATGCCATTTGTATTGCGCGGTTATGCAGGTACAGGAAAAACGTTTTTAGTACAGCGAGTAATTCAATCGTTTCAGGATTGCTTCAAAACACGAGACTTAGATAAAAATAAAAATGTTGGTTTAAGAGTTGCTTTGTGCGCTCCAACGCATAAAGCAAGACATGTATTGGACGCAATGGCTCAAGAGGCAGGTCTTACTGTACATATCTCAACTCTCCACAGCTTACTTCATGTTATGCCTGGAGGAGAATATGACGAAAATGGAAAGCAACAACTTAAACCAAATACTTACTCTAGAGAGCCTTATTACCATGAATTTGACTTAGTAATAGTTGATGAAGCTTCCATGTTAGGGCAAGAACTTTTTAAGTTAATTCCCTCGCGGATTCCTACTATTTTTATGGGAGATCCAGCACAATTGCCACCGATTGAAGATAATGTTGATTCTTCGCCGATCTTCCAGTTGCCTTTGGGAATGGAATTAACACAAGTCATGAGGTACGAGGGGGCAATCGCTACTTATGTAACTGCACTCCGCCAAAATTTAAATTCTCAATTTCCACCACGATTACAGAGCGAGGGTAATATTGAGAAGATGCAATTTGATACTTGGATAGCAGCAGCTATCGACGCTTATAAGTTTTCTCGCTCCTCAGCCAAGATTTTGGCATGGACTAATAATCAAGTTAACAATTTGAATCAGCAAATTCGAGCTGCACTTTATCCGGGTGCTGAACCAATAGAGATTGGAGAAATTCTTTTTGCTAAAGAACCTATTTTCTTAAATGCCGACTCTGGGGAACAAAAAGAAATTTTTATGCATTCCTGTGCTGAATGCGAAGTAAGAGATTTTAAAGAATACTCTGGTAGTAGGCATCATCTAGTGCATAGTCCGTTTAAAACTTATCGGATTGAAATCAAGAATGATCTGGGTAAAGAAGCATCCCTATCAATAATTCACCCTGATTCTTGGGATTTAATTAAATATGCAGTAAATAATGCCAAGAAAGAAATATTTCAGCTAACTGCAAACCAAAGAAGCTATGCTTGGCGAGAATATTACGAGTTTTTAGAGACTTACAATTTATTAGTGAAAGGCAGCTTGATGAATCGATTACAATACGGTTATGCAATTACTGTACATCAATCTCAAGGGGGAACATTTACTAATTGCTTTGTTGATACATCAAATATTTTTGGCTGCCGAGATAATGTGATGCGGAATAAGTTATTGTATGTTGCTTATAGTCGGGCTTTGCAACAACTTTACTGCTATAGTAAGTGGTAA
- a CDS encoding ASCH domain-containing protein, with product MKALSVRQPWAWAIIYALKNIENRGWPIHYRGDILIHAAKTCTKKEYQLAREFCQSMGVVIPELISLRRGQVIGIVTIVDCKFSQVASGWGMPMQYHWKLENPREITPIPYIGRLGIFEVPDDLVMEVAA from the coding sequence ATGAAAGCGCTATCCGTCCGTCAACCTTGGGCATGGGCAATAATTTATGCTCTCAAAAATATTGAAAACCGAGGCTGGCCCATTCATTATCGCGGCGACATTCTGATTCACGCAGCAAAAACCTGTACCAAGAAAGAGTATCAGCTAGCCAGAGAATTTTGCCAAAGCATGGGGGTAGTAATCCCAGAGTTAATCTCTTTACGTCGCGGTCAAGTCATCGGTATTGTCACAATAGTTGATTGCAAGTTCTCACAAGTTGCATCTGGCTGGGGGATGCCCATGCAATATCACTGGAAGCTGGAGAATCCGCGAGAGATTACACCGATTCCTTACATTGGCCGGTTGGGAATTTTTGAAGTACCCGATGATTTGGTCATGGAGGTGGCTGCATGA
- a CDS encoding IS630 family transposase — protein MQELRHDYRRTLDKIDVRNLIFVDEAGLNLSMSRLFARALDGERAVGSIPGSKGGNISLIGALNLDGLVAAMTVPGSINTEVFLTYVTQVLAPQLWKGAIVVLDNLKVHHAERVRVAIESVGAKVKFLPPYSPDLSPIELCWSKLKQFLRSCEARTLESRWPCNGSCCQLHYRR, from the coding sequence GTGCAAGAGTTAAGGCATGATTATCGCCGAACTTTAGATAAGATTGATGTCCGAAACCTCATATTTGTCGATGAAGCTGGATTGAATTTATCAATGTCACGGTTGTTTGCTAGAGCATTAGATGGCGAAAGAGCAGTTGGTAGTATCCCTGGAAGCAAGGGTGGAAACATTTCTTTGATTGGTGCTTTAAACCTTGATGGACTCGTTGCAGCAATGACTGTGCCAGGAAGCATAAATACTGAGGTATTTCTCACTTATGTGACTCAGGTCTTAGCACCTCAGTTGTGGAAAGGGGCTATTGTGGTCTTAGATAATCTAAAAGTTCATCACGCCGAGCGTGTAAGAGTTGCAATTGAGTCCGTCGGTGCAAAAGTTAAGTTTTTGCCCCCCTACTCTCCAGATTTATCTCCCATAGAACTGTGTTGGTCGAAACTGAAGCAATTTCTCCGTTCCTGCGAGGCACGCACACTGGAATCACGATGGCCTTGCAATGGCTCTTGCTGTCAATTACATTACCGAAGATGA
- the cysW gene encoding sulfate ABC transporter permease subunit CysW yields MKLKLQPIPWGRYVLMTLGLSFLAIAVLFPLLNIFYQAFASGIEAYLESVTMPEARHAIFLTVLIALICVPVNTVFGILAAWVLARYSFPGKVMLLLILDLPLAISPTIVGLMFILLYSPTVGLFSSWLQAVNIRVIFALPGMILTTLFVTIPFVVREVLPVLQSMGLEEEEVAQTLGANSWQIFWRVTFPTIRWGLFYGVILCTSRAIGEFGAVSVVSGKLINETNTLTLHIEQVYAEYQTVAAFACASLLAILALLTLVAQEFLRNLDVSRTVDAAKSSERRKSAL; encoded by the coding sequence ATGAAGCTTAAGTTACAACCAATACCTTGGGGACGCTATGTGTTGATGACTTTAGGGTTATCATTTTTAGCGATCGCTGTTCTTTTTCCCCTACTGAATATCTTCTATCAAGCCTTTGCTAGTGGAATTGAGGCTTATTTAGAGAGTGTAACTATGCCTGAAGCTCGCCATGCCATATTCTTAACTGTATTGATTGCATTAATATGTGTTCCTGTTAATACGGTTTTTGGCATTTTAGCAGCCTGGGTTTTAGCAAGATACTCGTTTCCTGGTAAGGTGATGCTGTTATTAATTTTAGACTTGCCATTAGCAATCTCACCTACTATTGTCGGTTTAATGTTTATCTTGCTCTATAGTCCTACCGTCGGTTTATTTAGTTCATGGTTGCAAGCAGTCAATATAAGAGTGATTTTTGCTCTACCAGGAATGATTTTGACAACTTTATTCGTGACTATTCCGTTTGTAGTGCGAGAGGTTTTACCTGTGCTGCAAAGTATGGGATTGGAAGAGGAAGAGGTGGCGCAAACATTAGGAGCAAATTCTTGGCAAATTTTTTGGCGTGTAACATTCCCGACAATTCGTTGGGGGTTGTTTTACGGTGTGATTCTTTGTACTTCTAGAGCAATTGGTGAATTTGGGGCGGTTTCGGTGGTTTCGGGGAAATTGATTAATGAAACCAATACTCTGACTTTACATATTGAGCAGGTGTATGCGGAGTATCAAACTGTAGCTGCTTTTGCTTGTGCTTCTTTGTTGGCTATTTTAGCGTTGTTGACTTTGGTGGCTCAGGAGTTTTTGCGAAATTTGGATGTCTCACGCACAGTAGACGCAGCGAAAAGTTCAGAGCGCCGGAAATCGGCGCTCTGA
- a CDS encoding helix-turn-helix domain-containing protein gives MPVSYSEDLRRRVIAAWLAKEGSQRQVAQRFKVSLSFVRNLLRQYRTNGQIEAKRRGGYQKPTIQNEDLSIIQSLVEEKNDLLLRELCDRYAERTGISVSITTMHRAVEKLGLRVKKKVFMLVSKIPHECKS, from the coding sequence ATGCCAGTATCTTACTCCGAGGATTTGCGTCGTCGCGTGATTGCAGCTTGGTTAGCAAAGGAAGGTTCTCAACGGCAGGTGGCACAAAGATTTAAGGTCAGCTTGTCGTTTGTACGAAACCTACTGCGTCAGTATCGGACAAATGGACAAATCGAGGCGAAACGACGTGGAGGATACCAAAAGCCGACAATTCAAAACGAGGATCTGAGCATTATCCAGTCTTTGGTTGAGGAAAAAAATGATTTGTTGCTCAGAGAATTATGCGATCGCTATGCAGAACGCACAGGGATTAGTGTGAGTATCACTACAATGCATCGTGCGGTAGAAAAATTAGGCTTACGTGTAAAAAAAAAAGTCTTTATGCTAGTGAGCAAGATACCCCACGAGTGCAAGAGTTAA
- a CDS encoding DNA cytosine methyltransferase, whose amino-acid sequence MTKSAIAELSAIPEKLLEKGVKASQEESVGCLYQYLETKKLLDGSTFIKRAKSKKPLPKLDVCKNFDNTKIKPVLPDDAPIAIVLFAGGGGIEAGMVEAGIRPVIAVEFDPSKPDLSRAIAKTHHRNFSEYGCRVVQLTVQEVARLGFLGFPRRPDYLHASPVCANFSQAHTAKAGKGIETPDDLSAAIAVAEAIQQLQLRVFTLENVPRYQNSQSFAIILNALEQEGYSVNYSVVNMADFGLPQARRRLVLVASRGFRVALPSGATPCGWYTAIAHLIPSMTDSQLLPKQQQALEKFLAGNAPTPLLIERVGGRTQSKYKPGHLPCNTILRSHFTDHKGCNRSRFADIWLPDGTVKSLSIEGAAILQGFPGWYEFPNETATAGSIIGYSVPPSFAAQLFMSAQSILKGGISKFSLLCYQPFTQE is encoded by the coding sequence ATGACTAAATCAGCAATAGCTGAGTTATCTGCAATACCCGAAAAATTATTAGAGAAAGGGGTCAAAGCCTCACAGGAGGAATCAGTCGGTTGTCTTTATCAGTACCTCGAAACTAAAAAGTTACTTGATGGGTCAACCTTTATCAAAAGAGCGAAATCCAAAAAGCCATTACCAAAATTAGATGTCTGCAAAAATTTTGATAACACAAAAATAAAACCAGTTCTGCCAGATGATGCCCCGATCGCCATAGTACTTTTCGCTGGTGGCGGCGGGATTGAAGCGGGGATGGTTGAAGCTGGTATTCGCCCAGTCATTGCAGTAGAGTTTGACCCAAGTAAACCAGACTTGAGCAGGGCGATCGCCAAAACCCATCACCGCAACTTTAGCGAATACGGCTGTAGAGTTGTCCAGCTAACAGTTCAAGAAGTAGCACGGTTAGGATTTCTAGGTTTTCCCCGCCGCCCCGATTATCTCCATGCCTCCCCAGTATGCGCCAACTTCAGTCAAGCCCATACAGCCAAAGCGGGTAAGGGTATTGAAACGCCTGACGACCTGAGTGCAGCGATCGCAGTTGCAGAAGCCATCCAACAGTTGCAGCTACGGGTGTTCACGCTCGAAAATGTTCCACGCTATCAGAACAGTCAGAGTTTTGCCATCATCCTGAATGCTTTGGAGCAAGAGGGGTACTCGGTCAATTACAGCGTGGTCAACATGGCTGACTTTGGGTTGCCCCAGGCGCGGCGGCGGTTAGTTCTGGTTGCAAGTAGAGGTTTTCGCGTTGCCTTACCTTCGGGTGCTACACCTTGTGGTTGGTATACAGCGATCGCGCATCTCATCCCCAGCATGACCGATTCCCAACTACTCCCCAAACAACAGCAAGCTTTAGAGAAATTTTTAGCCGGGAATGCGCCAACACCACTGTTAATAGAAAGAGTTGGGGGGCGTACACAGTCCAAATATAAACCCGGACATTTACCTTGCAACACGATACTGCGATCGCACTTCACCGATCACAAAGGTTGCAACCGTAGTAGGTTCGCTGATATCTGGTTGCCGGATGGTACGGTCAAGTCTTTGTCTATTGAAGGGGCTGCAATCTTGCAAGGGTTTCCCGGTTGGTACGAGTTTCCCAACGAGACTGCTACGGCTGGGTCAATCATCGGCTATTCCGTGCCTCCCAGTTTCGCCGCGCAGTTATTCATGTCAGCACAAAGTATTTTGAAAGGAGGAATCAGTAAATTCAGCTTGCTGTGCTATCAACCCTTCACTCAGGAATAA
- a CDS encoding DnaB-like helicase C-terminal domain-containing protein has translation MRLVGDGVGQRKLLQFRLDDCGLYTVIEPREKRGSENRVQKIDSILKQLRAIAKQFNCAVLGLAQLKREVDSRSEKRPTKRDFRELGGFEQESAVI, from the coding sequence GTGCGATTGGTTGGTGATGGTGTAGGTCAGAGGAAATTGCTTCAGTTTCGACTTGATGATTGTGGACTATATACAGTTATTGAACCAAGAGAAAAGCGGGGTAGTGAAAATCGTGTACAAAAAATCGACTCCATCTTGAAACAACTTAGGGCGATCGCTAAACAATTTAATTGCGCTGTCTTGGGTTTAGCGCAGTTAAAAAGAGAAGTTGATTCACGTTCCGAAAAGCGTCCAACTAAAAGAGATTTTCGAGAATTGGGAGGATTTGAACAAGAATCTGCTGTGATTTAG
- a CDS encoding DUF3854 domain-containing protein translates to MGYREETRAFFLLVPNRIWVKVSNRSGIPITEEDLQHPGGFWHWVWRHNVPVTIVEGVKKAGALLTAGYAAIAIPGVNAGYRTPQDEYGTANGKPYLIPDLKHFATQGRQVNICFDQDNKPETVQRVRSAISRMGRLLVNEGCSLRVIDLPLGAEKGVDDFIVAKGQPAFDALYNTAVALELWEIKLFTLLTYPPAIALNQRFLGQLLVPEGEKLIILKAPKGTGKTEWLSTEVAKAHDLGRRVLIITHRIQLGEALCNRFGVNYVTEVRTNETGTLLGYGVCGEQCDFVRYKR, encoded by the coding sequence ATGGGATATAGAGAAGAAACACGCGCCTTCTTCCTCCTAGTCCCGAATCGCATTTGGGTAAAAGTGTCCAATCGTAGCGGCATCCCCATCACCGAAGAAGACTTGCAGCATCCTGGCGGTTTCTGGCACTGGGTTTGGCGGCATAATGTACCAGTGACAATCGTGGAAGGTGTCAAAAAAGCGGGAGCGTTACTGACTGCTGGTTATGCTGCGATCGCAATTCCCGGTGTCAACGCTGGATACCGCACACCGCAAGATGAGTATGGTACAGCTAATGGCAAACCATACCTCATCCCCGACTTGAAACATTTTGCAACACAGGGGAGACAGGTTAATATTTGCTTTGACCAAGACAACAAACCTGAGACAGTCCAGCGAGTCAGAAGCGCTATCAGTCGCATGGGACGGCTGCTGGTAAATGAGGGCTGTTCGCTGCGAGTGATTGATTTACCATTAGGGGCAGAGAAAGGGGTTGATGATTTTATCGTCGCAAAGGGTCAGCCGGCATTTGACGCACTCTACAACACAGCCGTTGCACTGGAGTTATGGGAGATTAAGCTGTTTACTCTGCTGACTTATCCGCCTGCGATCGCACTTAACCAACGATTCTTGGGCCAGCTTCTCGTCCCTGAAGGTGAAAAGCTGATTATCCTCAAAGCCCCCAAAGGCACTGGTAAAACCGAATGGCTGTCTACTGAGGTGGCGAAGGCGCATGACCTTGGACGTAGGGTATTAATCATCACCCATCGCATCCAGCTAGGTGAGGCGTTGTGTAATCGCTTTGGTGTTAACTATGTCACAGAAGTTCGCACAAATGAAACAGGCACATTGTTAGGATACGGGGTGTGCGGGGAGCAATGCGATTTTGTGAGGTACAAAAGATAG
- the cysT gene encoding sulfate ABC transporter permease subunit CysT, producing MSAISVAVSHQRFHRSLIQGLALTYISFIVILPLGVIFLEAAKSSWTELWQVITAPPAVAAYKLSFSAALLAALINSVFGVILAWILVRYEFPGKRLADGLVDLPFAMPAVVAGIALLSVYGSGGVIGQYLDPGTFLGDSLRLLGIEQVNLTSSVIGVVFAKVFVTLPFVVRTVQPVLMEIEPEIEEAAYILGADSWQTFWRVIFPQILPAIITGFSLAFARAIGEYGVVLIISGNIPYETMITSVYIYRRLEQYDYSGATAVAIVLLMISMVILICTNLLQLWSRRYEA from the coding sequence ATGTCAGCTATCTCTGTCGCAGTTTCCCATCAACGCTTTCATCGTTCGCTCATACAAGGTTTAGCTTTAACATACATCAGTTTTATCGTTATCTTGCCTTTAGGAGTAATCTTTCTGGAGGCTGCCAAAAGTTCCTGGACAGAATTATGGCAAGTTATCACTGCTCCCCCTGCTGTAGCAGCCTATAAACTTTCTTTCTCGGCGGCTTTGTTAGCTGCTTTGATTAACAGTGTCTTTGGGGTAATTCTGGCTTGGATATTAGTCCGATATGAATTTCCGGGAAAGAGGTTAGCAGATGGATTAGTAGACTTGCCTTTTGCTATGCCTGCGGTAGTGGCAGGGATTGCTTTGTTATCTGTTTATGGTTCTGGGGGAGTCATTGGACAGTATTTAGATCCGGGAACATTTTTAGGTGACAGCTTGAGATTGTTGGGTATTGAACAGGTAAACTTAACCTCATCTGTAATTGGTGTAGTCTTCGCTAAGGTATTTGTCACACTGCCCTTTGTGGTGCGGACTGTACAACCTGTGTTGATGGAGATAGAACCAGAAATTGAAGAAGCAGCATATATTCTTGGTGCGGATTCTTGGCAGACATTTTGGCGAGTGATTTTTCCCCAAATACTACCGGCAATCATCACAGGATTTAGCTTGGCTTTTGCCCGTGCCATCGGTGAATACGGAGTTGTGCTGATTATTTCTGGTAATATTCCCTATGAAACAATGATTACTTCCGTCTATATCTATCGCAGATTAGAGCAGTATGACTATAGTGGAGCAACGGCTGTAGCGATTGTGTTGTTAATGATTTCTATGGTGATTCTCATCTGTACCAACTTATTACAGTTGTGGAGTCGCAGGTATGAAGCTTAA
- a CDS encoding sulfate ABC transporter substrate-binding protein — protein sequence MKRRKTLHALLFGAGFFIPACTQTKNSTQNQTLTNQAQVITDQKSNSVEVTLVSYGVARALFSKMIPAFQAQWKAKTGQDVIFKESYGGSGAQTRAILGGLQADITAQNIQSNIDALVEKGFVSPDWQQRLPNQASPANTVMVVVIRAGNPKNIQSWNDLTRDNVAIVGINPQTGGNARWGILAGYGSFLKSEGEQAAQNYLRSFVRNTKTLVSSGREASDAFIKNKIGDALLTFENEITFTNNAVAEDFPYVVPATNIQVDFPVTVVDKIVDSRGTRQVAEAFTKFLFSPKGQEIYAQQGYRPIDQTVYQKYATQYKPVTTLYKIADFGDWKAVDRKLFADGALFDSAQAARNR from the coding sequence ATGAAGAGGCGTAAGACCTTACACGCCTTGTTATTTGGTGCGGGATTTTTTATCCCAGCTTGCACTCAAACCAAAAATTCTACGCAAAACCAAACATTAACAAATCAAGCCCAAGTCATCACAGATCAAAAATCAAACTCGGTTGAAGTGACGTTAGTTTCTTACGGAGTAGCAAGAGCGTTATTTTCCAAAATGATTCCGGCGTTTCAGGCACAATGGAAAGCGAAGACTGGGCAAGATGTCATATTCAAAGAATCTTATGGCGGATCTGGAGCGCAAACCAGAGCAATTCTTGGGGGTTTACAAGCGGATATTACAGCACAGAATATCCAAAGTAACATAGATGCTTTGGTGGAGAAAGGTTTTGTCAGTCCAGATTGGCAGCAAAGATTACCCAATCAGGCTTCCCCTGCTAATACTGTGATGGTTGTAGTCATACGGGCTGGAAATCCTAAAAACATTCAAAGTTGGAACGATCTAACTCGTGACAATGTAGCAATTGTTGGCATTAACCCCCAAACAGGTGGGAATGCGCGATGGGGAATTTTGGCAGGGTATGGTTCTTTTCTCAAATCTGAAGGAGAACAAGCTGCCCAAAATTATCTTAGAAGCTTTGTGAGAAACACCAAAACCCTAGTCAGTAGCGGACGAGAAGCATCAGATGCTTTCATCAAAAACAAAATTGGTGATGCACTACTGACTTTTGAAAACGAGATTACTTTTACCAACAATGCCGTTGCAGAGGATTTTCCTTACGTTGTACCAGCAACTAATATCCAGGTTGATTTTCCTGTGACTGTAGTTGACAAGATTGTAGATAGCAGAGGAACACGCCAAGTAGCCGAAGCATTTACTAAGTTCTTGTTTTCTCCCAAAGGACAAGAAATTTACGCCCAACAAGGATATCGCCCAATAGATCAGACGGTATATCAAAAATACGCCACTCAATATAAACCAGTTACAACCCTCTATAAAATTGCTGACTTTGGTGATTGGAAGGCTGTAGATCGGAAACTGTTTGCCGATGGCGCATTATTCGACTCTGCCCAAGCAGCCAGAAATAGGTAA